In the Deinococcus carri genome, one interval contains:
- the treZ gene encoding malto-oligosyltrehalose trehalohydrolase — protein MTTSSHLPQNPPDADNPATRLGAHLLPDGGGTRFRVWTTTAREVGVRVDGADHPMPAQGDGIFELILPVGAGARYLFLLDGVPIPDPYARFLPDGVHGEAEVVDLHAYTWQNTEWRGLPLGECAFYELHVGTFTPEGTYRAAMERLPELKALGVTAIELMPLAAFPGQRGWGYDGVALYAPYAPYGRPEDLMVLVDAAHGLGLGVFLDAVYNHFGPDGSYLSAYSPRYFTDRFSSPWGAGLDYAEPHMRRLITGNARMWLRDYRFDGLRLDATQSMSDDSPVHILRELADEVHRLGGTHLLLAEDYRNLPDIVTEYHLDGMWVDDFHHEVRVTLTDDRDGYYGPYQGGAAALANVINRGWVFEGQTWPLEDVPRGKPADALNSPSFVYFIQNHDQIGNRAVGDRIHHLERVTPAMFRGASMLLLSLPTTPLLFQGQEWATSAPFPFFSDHHGELGQLVSEGRKKEFGHFEGFSGENVLDPQAEATFQMAKLDWTERERGEHARTLALYRDLLHLRRDDPVLKDRERRNLSAGSVGDVLWVRHITDAGERVLLWNVGREVVDAQTLSLPFPLPAGVLRHSEGREEPRLERGEAVLLGTDT, from the coding sequence ATGACGACTTCCTCCCACCTTCCCCAGAATCCCCCCGACGCCGACAACCCCGCCACCCGGCTGGGCGCTCACCTCCTGCCGGACGGGGGAGGCACACGCTTCCGCGTCTGGACCACCACCGCAAGGGAGGTGGGCGTGCGCGTGGACGGCGCGGACCACCCCATGCCGGCGCAGGGGGACGGCATCTTCGAACTGATCCTGCCCGTGGGGGCCGGCGCGCGTTACCTGTTCCTGCTGGACGGCGTGCCCATCCCAGACCCCTACGCCCGTTTCCTGCCGGACGGCGTACATGGCGAGGCCGAGGTGGTGGACCTGCACGCCTACACCTGGCAGAACACGGAGTGGCGCGGCCTCCCGCTGGGCGAGTGCGCGTTCTACGAGCTGCATGTGGGCACCTTCACACCCGAAGGAACGTACCGGGCAGCGATGGAGAGGCTGCCGGAACTGAAGGCCCTGGGCGTTACCGCCATCGAGCTGATGCCGCTGGCGGCCTTTCCCGGCCAGCGCGGCTGGGGCTACGACGGCGTGGCCCTCTACGCCCCCTATGCGCCTTACGGCCGCCCGGAAGACCTGATGGTCCTGGTGGACGCGGCGCACGGCCTGGGCCTGGGCGTGTTTCTGGACGCCGTGTACAACCACTTCGGGCCGGACGGCAGCTACCTGAGCGCCTACAGCCCGCGCTACTTCACCGACCGCTTTTCCAGCCCGTGGGGGGCGGGGCTGGATTACGCCGAACCGCACATGCGCCGCCTGATCACCGGGAATGCCCGCATGTGGCTGCGTGACTACCGCTTCGACGGCCTGCGGCTGGACGCCACGCAGAGCATGTCCGACGATTCCCCCGTCCACATCCTGCGCGAACTGGCGGACGAGGTTCACCGGCTGGGCGGCACCCACCTCCTGCTGGCCGAGGACTACCGCAACCTGCCGGACATCGTCACCGAGTACCACCTCGACGGCATGTGGGTGGACGACTTCCACCACGAGGTGCGCGTCACGCTGACGGACGACCGCGACGGCTACTACGGCCCGTACCAGGGCGGCGCGGCGGCGTTGGCGAACGTCATCAACCGGGGCTGGGTGTTCGAGGGGCAGACCTGGCCGCTGGAGGATGTCCCGCGCGGCAAGCCCGCCGACGCGCTGAACTCGCCCTCCTTCGTTTACTTCATCCAGAACCACGACCAGATTGGCAACCGCGCGGTGGGCGACCGGATTCACCACCTCGAACGGGTCACGCCCGCCATGTTCCGGGGCGCATCCATGCTGCTGCTGAGCCTGCCCACCACGCCGCTGCTGTTCCAGGGCCAGGAGTGGGCCACCTCCGCGCCCTTCCCCTTCTTCAGCGACCATCACGGCGAACTGGGGCAACTGGTGAGCGAGGGCCGCAAGAAGGAATTCGGCCACTTCGAGGGCTTCAGCGGCGAGAACGTGCTGGACCCGCAGGCGGAGGCCACCTTCCAGATGGCGAAGCTGGACTGGACCGAGCGCGAGAGGGGCGAACACGCCCGCACGCTGGCCCTCTACCGCGACCTCCTGCACCTGCGCCGCGACGACCCCGTGCTGAAGGACCGCGAACGCCGGAATCTCAGTGCCGGAAGCGTCGGGGACGTGCTGTGGGTGCGCCACATCACCGACGCGGGCGAGCGGGTGCTCCTGTGGAACGTCGGCCGGGAAGTGGTGGACGCCCAGACCCTGAGTCTCCCCTTCCCCCTCCCTGCGGGCGTGCTGCGCCACTCGGAAGGCCGGGAGGAACCGCGCCTGGAACGCGGGGAAGCCGTGCTGCTGGGGACTGACACATGA
- the glgX gene encoding glycogen debranching protein GlgX, whose product MTTTEPLPQTAEAAQPRLLPGHPYPLGATWDGQGTNFALYSENAAGVDLCLFDEDGTETRYPLGERTAFVWHGYLPDIGPGQRYGYRVHGEYAPAQGLRFNPNVVLLDPYAKALDGTERFDAGVFGYVPGGEDTVMQTEEQRGAPLGVVIDPGFNWVGDVKPNIPFHQSVIYEAHVKGLTMTHPDVPEALRGTYAGVATEPILTYLRELGITAIEFLPVHQHVDDPFLLDKGLTNYWGYSTLAFFAPDVRYSAAARRGDPAGAVPEFKNMVRALHDAGIEVILDVVYNHTAEGNHMGPTMSFKGIDNPTYYRLVADNPRFYFDYTGTGNSLNVRHPQTLQLIMDSLRYWVTEMHVDGFRFDLASTLARGLHEVDQLSGFFTIIHQDPVISRVKLIAEPWDVGEGGYQVGNFPVNWAEWNGIYRDDMRAFWKGEGGLASEIGYRLTGSSDLYQNDGRKPYASINFVTAHDGFTLRDSVTYEQKHNEANGEGNQDGHNHNITWNCGVEGETDDPEVGRLRRQQQRNFLATLLLGQGTPMLLGGDEIGRTQKGNNNAYCQDNEISWYDWQNVDEALLALTRKLIALRKSHPALHRRKFFSGRTIRGEDVRDIVWLRFDGAEMTDEDWNNPETQSLGMFLAGDGLDDVDPAGQPLRDDHLLLLLSSSYVDLPFRLPELGGCQKWELLLDTTDDAAQEQVDAGQETSLRARSVKLYRCSQTTPKENQAGEDHPA is encoded by the coding sequence ATGACGACCACCGAACCCCTTCCCCAAACCGCAGAGGCTGCCCAGCCCCGCCTGCTTCCCGGCCATCCCTACCCCCTGGGGGCGACCTGGGACGGCCAGGGCACCAACTTCGCGCTGTATTCCGAGAACGCGGCGGGGGTGGACCTCTGCCTGTTCGATGAGGACGGCACCGAGACGCGCTATCCCCTGGGCGAGCGTACCGCCTTCGTGTGGCACGGCTACCTGCCGGACATCGGGCCGGGGCAGCGCTACGGCTACCGTGTCCACGGCGAGTACGCGCCCGCGCAAGGCCTGCGCTTCAACCCGAACGTGGTCCTGCTCGACCCCTACGCCAAGGCATTGGACGGCACCGAACGCTTCGACGCGGGCGTCTTCGGCTACGTGCCGGGCGGCGAGGACACGGTGATGCAGACCGAGGAGCAGCGCGGCGCACCCCTGGGCGTGGTGATCGACCCGGGGTTCAACTGGGTGGGCGATGTCAAGCCGAACATTCCCTTTCACCAATCGGTGATCTACGAGGCACACGTCAAGGGCCTCACCATGACCCACCCCGACGTGCCCGAGGCGCTGCGCGGCACCTACGCGGGCGTGGCGACCGAGCCGATCCTGACGTACCTGAGGGAGCTGGGCATCACCGCCATAGAGTTCCTGCCGGTGCATCAGCATGTGGACGACCCCTTCCTGCTGGACAAGGGCCTGACGAACTACTGGGGCTACTCCACGCTGGCTTTCTTTGCGCCGGACGTGCGCTACTCGGCGGCGGCGCGGCGCGGCGACCCGGCGGGCGCGGTGCCCGAGTTCAAGAACATGGTGCGGGCGCTCCACGACGCGGGCATCGAGGTGATTCTGGACGTGGTGTACAACCACACCGCGGAAGGGAACCACATGGGGCCGACCATGTCCTTCAAGGGCATCGACAACCCCACCTACTACCGCCTGGTCGCCGACAACCCGCGCTTCTACTTCGACTACACCGGCACCGGCAACAGCCTGAATGTCCGGCACCCGCAGACCCTCCAGCTCATCATGGACTCGCTGCGTTACTGGGTCACGGAGATGCACGTGGACGGCTTCCGTTTCGACCTCGCCAGCACGCTCGCGCGTGGGCTGCACGAAGTCGACCAGCTCTCGGGCTTTTTCACCATCATCCATCAGGACCCGGTCATCAGCCGCGTCAAGCTGATTGCCGAACCGTGGGATGTGGGCGAGGGCGGCTATCAGGTCGGCAACTTCCCGGTGAACTGGGCCGAGTGGAACGGCATCTACCGCGACGACATGCGCGCCTTCTGGAAGGGCGAGGGCGGGCTGGCCTCCGAAATCGGCTACCGCCTGACCGGCTCCAGCGACCTGTACCAGAACGACGGCCGCAAGCCCTACGCCTCGATCAACTTCGTGACCGCGCACGACGGCTTTACCCTGCGCGATTCCGTCACCTACGAGCAGAAGCACAACGAGGCCAACGGCGAGGGCAACCAGGACGGCCACAACCACAACATCACCTGGAACTGCGGCGTGGAGGGCGAGACGGACGACCCCGAGGTTGGCCGCCTGCGCCGGCAGCAGCAGCGCAACTTCCTGGCGACCCTGCTGCTGGGCCAGGGCACGCCAATGCTGCTGGGCGGCGACGAGATCGGGCGGACGCAGAAGGGCAACAACAACGCCTACTGTCAGGACAACGAAATCAGCTGGTACGACTGGCAGAACGTGGACGAGGCGCTGCTGGCCTTGACCCGCAAGCTGATTGCCCTGCGCAAGTCGCACCCGGCGCTGCACCGCCGCAAGTTCTTCAGCGGCCGCACCATCCGCGGCGAGGACGTGCGCGACATCGTGTGGCTGCGCTTCGACGGGGCCGAGATGACCGACGAGGACTGGAACAACCCCGAGACGCAGAGCCTGGGCATGTTCCTCGCCGGGGACGGCCTGGACGACGTGGACCCGGCGGGCCAGCCCCTGCGCGACGACCACCTGCTGCTGCTGCTGAGCAGCTCCTACGTGGACCTGCCCTTCCGCCTGCCCGAGCTGGGCGGCTGCCAGAAGTGGGAACTGCTGCTGGATACCACCGACGACGCGGCGCAGGAACAGGTGGACGCCGGGCAGGAAACGTCCCTGCGTGCCCGCAGCGTCAAGCTCTACCGTTGCAGCCAGACGACCCCCAAGGAGAACCAGGCAGGCGAGGACCACCCGGCCTGA
- a CDS encoding ABC transporter substrate-binding protein produces the protein MKRTILSLTTLALLAGGAQAQQAKELRLGVFPNVTHAAGLVGVQRGLFQKELGNVKLVVKEFANGSQVNEAFAAGAIDAAYVGPGPAMNAFMRGVPIQVYAGAANAGAVLVGRGDSGIRNVKGLAGKKVAVPTRGSTQDISLRHLLHENGLKATDEGGTVTIVPIDPANMPAAFAGKQVDAALVQEPWGAVMETQGAKLIANEKAIWAGGNYTTTVLVVNTKYAAQNPEAVKDLLRGHLAAINFIGKSNAGAQKAIADQIQTFTGKRPNTNELFKALARTRVTWDINLKTLAEYAQLNKEAGFARDVPDLDRFVNLSVVRGLAK, from the coding sequence ATGAAGCGCACCATTCTCTCGCTCACCACACTGGCCCTCCTCGCGGGGGGCGCGCAGGCGCAGCAGGCCAAGGAACTCCGCCTGGGCGTCTTTCCCAACGTCACGCACGCCGCCGGGCTGGTCGGCGTCCAGCGCGGCCTCTTCCAGAAGGAACTGGGGAACGTCAAGCTGGTGGTCAAGGAGTTCGCCAACGGCTCGCAGGTCAACGAGGCCTTTGCGGCGGGGGCGATTGACGCGGCCTATGTCGGCCCCGGCCCGGCCATGAACGCCTTCATGCGCGGCGTCCCCATTCAGGTGTATGCGGGCGCGGCCAACGCGGGCGCGGTGCTGGTCGGGCGGGGAGACAGCGGGATTCGCAACGTGAAGGGCCTCGCGGGCAAGAAGGTCGCCGTGCCCACACGCGGCTCCACCCAGGACATCAGCCTGCGCCACCTGCTGCACGAGAACGGCCTGAAGGCCACTGACGAGGGCGGCACCGTCACCATCGTGCCCATCGACCCGGCCAACATGCCCGCCGCCTTTGCAGGCAAGCAGGTGGACGCCGCGCTGGTGCAGGAACCCTGGGGCGCGGTGATGGAGACGCAGGGCGCGAAACTCATTGCCAATGAAAAAGCCATCTGGGCGGGCGGCAACTACACCACCACCGTGCTGGTCGTGAACACGAAATACGCCGCGCAGAACCCCGAGGCCGTGAAAGACCTGCTGCGCGGGCACCTCGCCGCCATCAACTTCATCGGAAAGAGCAACGCGGGCGCGCAGAAGGCGATTGCTGACCAGATTCAGACGTTCACGGGCAAGCGGCCCAATACCAATGAGCTGTTCAAAGCGCTGGCCCGCACCCGCGTCACCTGGGACATCAACCTGAAGACCCTCGCCGAATACGCCCAGCTCAACAAGGAGGCGGGCTTCGCGCGCGACGTGCCGGATCTGGACCGCTTCGTGAACCTAAGCGTGGTGCGGGGGCTGGCGAAGTAG
- a CDS encoding MliC family protein produces the protein MQTRLLLLTAGAALLGSAAAANVSTTPTSISYRTFHYTCDGGKKISVSYVNFGKNGPLFAVLNWNGQQYGLSQAVSASGARYASLYGPTVSGGGLEWWEHQGQANLNTFVGSDTRNTRALLTGCKTRR, from the coding sequence ATGCAGACCCGACTCCTGCTCCTGACGGCTGGCGCTGCTCTCCTGGGGAGTGCCGCTGCGGCAAACGTCAGCACCACGCCGACCTCCATCAGCTACCGCACCTTTCACTACACCTGCGACGGCGGCAAGAAAATCAGCGTCTCGTACGTGAACTTCGGCAAGAACGGTCCCCTGTTCGCTGTCTTGAACTGGAACGGGCAGCAGTACGGCCTCTCCCAGGCGGTCTCGGCCAGTGGTGCCCGTTACGCCAGCCTGTACGGCCCGACCGTGAGCGGCGGCGGCCTGGAGTGGTGGGAGCATCAGGGACAGGCCAATCTGAACACCTTTGTGGGGAGCGACACGCGGAACACCCGCGCGCTGCTGACGGGCTGCAAGACCCGGCGCTAA
- a CDS encoding DinB family protein, with protein sequence MTTGMNETADAALRAHVRVLLTARQAHVTLDDMLEGFPLERINERVETLPYSAWEVLSHLRFTQRDILNFVRDAEYSEPDWPADYWPGKEKAATLEEWQAEAQAFRDDLAALLGLLDDPQTDLLATVPNGEDQTWLREFLLVADHNAYHVGQLMLLKRLLGGGA encoded by the coding sequence ATGACCACCGGGATGAACGAGACTGCCGACGCTGCGCTGCGTGCCCATGTCCGGGTACTCCTCACCGCCCGCCAGGCGCACGTCACACTGGACGATATGCTGGAAGGCTTTCCGCTGGAGCGCATCAACGAACGGGTGGAGACCCTCCCCTATTCCGCCTGGGAAGTCCTCTCGCACCTGCGCTTCACCCAGCGCGACATCCTGAACTTCGTGCGGGACGCGGAGTATTCGGAACCGGACTGGCCCGCCGACTACTGGCCGGGGAAAGAAAAAGCCGCCACCCTGGAAGAGTGGCAGGCTGAAGCACAGGCGTTCCGTGATGACCTGGCGGCATTGCTGGGGCTGCTGGACGACCCGCAGACCGACCTTCTCGCCACCGTCCCAAACGGAGAGGACCAAACCTGGCTACGCGAGTTCCTGCTGGTGGCTGACCACAATGCCTACCACGTGGGCCAACTGATGCTGCTCAAACGGCTGCTGGGCGGGGGGGCTTAG